The following coding sequences lie in one Pseudomonas monsensis genomic window:
- the moaB gene encoding molybdenum cofactor biosynthesis protein B yields MKAKADVPFVPLNIAVLTVSDTRTLETDTSGQVFVDRLTAAGHLLAERVLLKDDLYKIRAQVANWIADDVVQVVLITGGTGFTGRDSTPEAVACLLDKQVDGFGELFRQISVADIGTSTVQSRALAGLANGTLVCCLPGSTNAVRTGWDGILGEQLDARHRPCNFVTHLKQAAPCESRG; encoded by the coding sequence ATGAAAGCCAAGGCTGATGTACCTTTCGTGCCGCTCAATATAGCGGTGTTGACGGTCAGCGATACCCGAACTCTGGAAACCGACACTTCAGGCCAGGTCTTCGTCGACCGCTTGACGGCCGCCGGCCATCTTTTGGCCGAACGGGTTCTGCTCAAAGATGATCTCTACAAAATTCGCGCGCAAGTTGCCAACTGGATTGCCGACGACGTTGTGCAGGTGGTGTTGATCACCGGCGGTACCGGTTTTACCGGGCGTGACAGCACGCCGGAAGCCGTTGCCTGTCTGCTCGACAAGCAGGTCGACGGGTTCGGTGAGTTGTTCCGGCAGATTTCGGTGGCGGATATCGGCACCTCGACCGTGCAATCGCGGGCGTTGGCCGGTCTGGCCAATGGCACGCTGGTGTGCTGCCTGCCGGGTTCGACCAACGCGGTGCGTACCGGCTGGGACGGGATTCTGGGTGAGCAACTGGACGCTCGTCACCGTCCGTGCAATTTCGTCACCCACCTGAAGCAGGCGGCGCCTTGTGAATCCCGTGGGTAA
- a CDS encoding YgdI/YgdR family lipoprotein → MTQRTLATFMLALGLATLAGCSSPTVITLNDGREIQAVDTPKYDDDSGFYEFKQLDGKETRINKDQVRTVKEL, encoded by the coding sequence ATGACTCAACGGACCCTCGCCACTTTCATGCTCGCACTGGGCCTGGCTACCCTCGCAGGTTGCTCGTCGCCAACAGTGATCACCTTGAATGACGGTCGCGAAATCCAGGCCGTCGACACCCCGAAATACGATGATGATTCGGGCTTCTACGAGTTCAAACAGCTGGACGGCAAAGAAACTCGCATCAACAAGGATCAGGTTCGTACCGTTAAGGAGCTGTAA
- a CDS encoding molybdopterin molybdotransferase MoeA translates to MNPVGKPGKTGSLLPVEVALARLLEMAEATPITEHEYLPLAQVEGRVLAEDLVSTLDLPPWPNSAMDGYALNLADWTGEAMPVSQKVFAGQAPQPLTPGTCARIFTGAPVPPGADCVEMQENAEVGADGRVRFIETMAVGQNIRPQGQETTVGELILTAGTRLGPIEQGLCASLGRAGLNVVRKVRVAVISTGDELVEPGQALGPGQIYNSNRVVLCSWLQRLGCEVVDAGILPDDLAATRARLGELQDVDLILSTGGVSVGEADFLGIALREEGELALWKLAIKPGKPLTFGHFRNVPVIGLPGNPASTLVTFALLTRPYLLRRQGVQDVEPLKFTVPAGFVWPMAGSRREYLRGRLEQGRAIIYRNQSSGVLRSAAWADGLVEVLEGRTLLEGDAVVFIPLSDLLG, encoded by the coding sequence GTGAATCCCGTGGGTAAGCCGGGCAAGACCGGTAGCTTGCTGCCTGTCGAGGTGGCGTTGGCGCGGTTGCTGGAAATGGCCGAAGCCACGCCCATCACAGAGCATGAGTATTTGCCTCTGGCGCAGGTCGAGGGGCGGGTGCTGGCTGAAGATCTGGTGTCGACCCTCGATTTGCCACCTTGGCCCAACAGTGCGATGGATGGTTATGCCCTCAACCTGGCGGACTGGACGGGGGAAGCCATGCCGGTCAGTCAAAAGGTGTTCGCCGGGCAGGCTCCGCAGCCATTGACCCCGGGGACCTGTGCGCGAATCTTCACGGGCGCACCAGTGCCACCGGGCGCCGATTGCGTGGAAATGCAGGAAAACGCCGAGGTTGGGGCGGATGGTCGCGTACGTTTCATCGAGACAATGGCGGTCGGGCAGAACATTCGTCCGCAAGGCCAGGAAACCACCGTCGGCGAGCTGATCCTGACGGCGGGGACTCGACTCGGCCCGATCGAGCAAGGTCTGTGCGCGTCGCTGGGGCGCGCCGGACTGAACGTCGTGCGCAAGGTACGCGTGGCGGTGATCTCCACCGGCGATGAGTTGGTCGAACCGGGTCAGGCGCTGGGGCCGGGGCAGATTTACAACAGCAATCGGGTGGTGCTCTGCAGTTGGCTGCAGCGCTTGGGCTGTGAGGTGGTCGATGCCGGTATTCTTCCGGATGACCTGGCCGCGACCCGCGCCCGCCTGGGTGAGCTGCAGGATGTCGATCTGATTCTTTCCACCGGCGGCGTATCGGTGGGTGAAGCGGATTTTCTGGGTATCGCCTTGCGCGAAGAGGGTGAACTGGCGCTGTGGAAACTGGCGATCAAGCCCGGCAAGCCCCTGACGTTCGGTCATTTCCGCAACGTGCCGGTCATTGGTCTGCCGGGTAATCCGGCCTCGACGCTGGTGACCTTTGCGTTGTTGACCCGGCCTTATCTGTTGCGACGCCAGGGTGTGCAGGATGTCGAGCCACTCAAGTTCACGGTGCCAGCAGGTTTTGTCTGGCCGATGGCGGGCAGTCGGCGTGAATACCTGCGGGGCCGGCTCGAACAGGGACGGGCGATTATTTATCGCAACCAGAGCTCCGGTGTGCTTCGCAGTGCCGCGTGGGCAGACGGCTTGGTGGAAGTGCTGGAGGGCCGAACGTTGCTTGAAGGCGATGCGGTGGTCTTCATTCCGCTGAGCGACCTTTTGGGGTGA
- the mobA gene encoding molybdenum cofactor guanylyltransferase MobA: MTLNTQLPPCSILLLAGGRGQRMGGQDKGLVEWLGEPLIAHLQRKVRDLTDDLIISCNRNRERYAPFADQLVVDDEGDFPGPLAGIRAGLKVAHHSHLLVLPCDVPRIDAALVQSMREAAQLQPEKPLMLRHDEHWEPLLCVIPVALLPAFETAWNAGERSPGRVMRGLGATALQCPDNDPRLANLNTPELLSSHNTVSD; encoded by the coding sequence ATGACGCTGAATACCCAATTGCCGCCCTGCTCCATCCTGCTCCTGGCAGGTGGACGCGGCCAACGCATGGGTGGCCAGGACAAAGGGTTGGTCGAGTGGCTGGGCGAGCCTTTGATCGCCCATTTGCAGCGCAAGGTGCGTGATCTGACCGATGACTTGATCATTTCCTGCAATCGCAATCGCGAGCGGTACGCACCGTTCGCCGATCAATTGGTGGTGGATGACGAAGGCGATTTTCCGGGCCCCCTGGCCGGCATTCGTGCCGGCCTGAAAGTCGCGCACCATTCGCATTTGCTGGTATTGCCGTGCGATGTGCCGCGAATCGACGCGGCACTCGTGCAAAGCATGCGCGAAGCCGCTCAATTGCAACCTGAAAAACCTTTAATGTTGCGCCACGATGAACATTGGGAACCTTTGCTCTGCGTGATTCCGGTTGCGCTTCTGCCGGCCTTCGAAACCGCCTGGAACGCCGGTGAACGCAGCCCCGGCCGGGTGATGCGCGGTCTCGGTGCCACCGCGTTGCAATGCCCGGACAATGACCCGCGGCTGGCCAACCTCAACACCCCTGAACTGTTAAGTTCGCACAACACTGTGTCAGACTGA
- a CDS encoding chemotaxis protein CheV produces MAGILDTVDQRTQLVGENRLEILMFRLAGRQLFAINVFKVQEVLQLPKLTLMPQRHPFVCGVVNLRGQTLPVIDLSQAIGMRPLVPGPNSTIIVTEYNRSVQAFLVGGVDRIVNMNWEAILPPPTSAGRQHYLTAISKVDDQLVEIIDVEKVLAEIVPYNAKVSRDKLDDPVLERARGREVLLVDDSNVALSQLRDTLGQLGVKMHIASDGLKALNMLKAWADTGVNMTDKLLMVFTDAEMPEMDGYRLTTEIRNDPRLRGLYVVLHTSLSGSFNDSMVKKVGCDNFLSKFQPDKLVDVVRQRLMLDEVPA; encoded by the coding sequence ATGGCCGGCATTCTCGACACGGTAGACCAACGCACGCAACTGGTGGGTGAGAATCGCCTGGAAATTCTCATGTTTCGACTGGCCGGACGCCAATTGTTCGCAATCAACGTGTTCAAGGTGCAGGAAGTCCTGCAACTGCCGAAACTGACCTTGATGCCACAACGTCACCCGTTCGTGTGCGGTGTGGTCAATCTGCGCGGGCAGACCTTGCCGGTGATCGACCTGTCCCAGGCGATCGGCATGCGTCCGTTGGTGCCCGGTCCGAACAGCACGATCATCGTGACCGAGTACAACCGTTCGGTGCAGGCGTTCCTGGTCGGTGGCGTGGACCGCATCGTCAACATGAACTGGGAAGCCATCCTGCCACCGCCGACCAGCGCTGGCCGCCAGCATTACCTGACGGCCATCAGCAAGGTCGACGATCAACTGGTGGAAATCATCGACGTCGAGAAAGTGCTCGCCGAAATCGTCCCGTACAACGCCAAGGTGTCCCGCGACAAACTCGATGATCCGGTGCTGGAGCGCGCCCGTGGCCGTGAAGTGCTGCTGGTGGACGACTCCAACGTGGCGCTCTCGCAATTGCGCGACACCCTCGGCCAGCTCGGGGTGAAAATGCACATTGCCAGCGACGGTCTGAAGGCGCTGAACATGCTCAAGGCCTGGGCTGACACCGGCGTGAACATGACCGACAAATTGCTGATGGTCTTCACCGACGCGGAAATGCCGGAAATGGACGGCTATCGCCTGACCACCGAAATCCGTAACGACCCGCGCCTGCGTGGGCTGTACGTGGTGTTGCACACGTCGCTGTCGGGCAGTTTCAACGACTCGATGGTGAAGAAGGTCGGCTGTGACAACTTCCTCTCCAAATTCCAGCCGGACAAACTGGTCGATGTAGTGCGTCAGCGTCTGATGCTGGATGAAGTGCCGGCCTGA
- a CDS encoding response regulator, with product MTCNLLLVDDHSLIRAGVRALVLDIPGYAVIGEANDGSQLLEMVEQLNPDIVLLDISMKETGGLEALQRLKRVRPQSKVLILSMHTDPALIMQALESGAHGYLLKDTTATELEHALEALRNNERYLSPAIAHTVINQALTRNQKQAPETSDSHNLTARQLEILRLIVRGKSTREIANGLGLSIKTVETHRSQIMKRLQIYDVAGLVLFAVREQIISLDD from the coding sequence TTGACTTGCAACTTACTTCTGGTGGATGACCACTCGCTGATCAGGGCCGGCGTGCGCGCTCTGGTGCTGGATATTCCCGGTTACGCGGTGATTGGCGAAGCCAATGACGGCTCGCAGTTGCTCGAAATGGTCGAGCAACTGAATCCCGATATCGTGTTGCTGGATATATCCATGAAAGAAACCGGTGGCCTGGAAGCCCTGCAACGGCTCAAACGCGTGCGCCCGCAGAGCAAAGTGCTGATCCTGTCGATGCACACCGACCCCGCCCTGATCATGCAGGCGCTGGAGTCCGGCGCCCACGGCTACCTGCTCAAGGACACCACGGCCACCGAACTCGAACACGCGCTGGAAGCGTTGCGCAACAACGAACGCTACCTGAGTCCGGCCATCGCCCACACGGTGATCAACCAGGCACTGACCCGCAATCAGAAGCAGGCGCCGGAAACCAGCGACTCGCACAACCTGACCGCCAGACAGCTGGAAATATTGCGCCTGATCGTGCGTGGAAAATCCACGCGGGAAATCGCCAACGGCCTGGGTTTGAGCATCAAAACGGTAGAAACCCACCGCTCGCAGATCATGAAGCGCCTGCAGATCTACGACGTGGCGGGCCTGGTGCTGTTCGCCGTACGTGAACAGATCATCAGTCTGGACGACTGA
- the yegS gene encoding lipid kinase YegS — translation MSERRALLILHGKQALNEAVRTAVEQKRQQGWELAVRLTWEAGDAQRWVEQALADGYRTIIAGGGDGTLRDIAEALAAHPGKASLVLLPLGTANDFSRAAGIPLEPAEALELLDVPPRDIDLGEVGGQIFLNMATGGFGSQVTANTSEDLKKVLGGAAYLFTGLSRFSELHAAYGELQGPDFHWSGELLALGIGNGRQAGGGHVLCPQALVDDGLLDISILPAPQELVGTLKNLLSDGFGIDNMFVRTRLPWVEIKVAEGLYINLDGEPLEGDSMRFEARPAALRVHLPEHSPLLGGVPAVSRPD, via the coding sequence ATGAGTGAGCGCCGGGCGCTGTTGATTCTGCATGGCAAGCAAGCGTTGAACGAGGCGGTCCGTACCGCCGTCGAGCAAAAGCGCCAACAAGGCTGGGAACTGGCGGTACGTCTGACCTGGGAAGCGGGCGACGCCCAGCGATGGGTCGAGCAGGCGCTGGCGGACGGCTACAGGACGATTATTGCCGGTGGCGGCGACGGCACTTTGCGCGACATCGCCGAGGCCTTGGCGGCGCATCCGGGCAAAGCCAGCCTGGTTCTGCTGCCGCTGGGCACTGCCAACGACTTTTCACGGGCAGCGGGTATTCCGCTGGAGCCGGCCGAGGCGCTTGAACTGCTGGATGTGCCGCCCAGGGATATTGATCTGGGTGAAGTAGGCGGGCAGATTTTTCTCAATATGGCCACCGGCGGTTTCGGCAGCCAGGTGACGGCCAATACCTCGGAGGATCTGAAAAAGGTGCTGGGCGGCGCGGCTTATCTGTTTACCGGTCTGTCGCGTTTCAGTGAGTTGCATGCCGCGTACGGCGAATTGCAGGGCCCCGACTTTCACTGGAGTGGCGAGTTGCTGGCCCTGGGGATCGGCAATGGTCGCCAGGCGGGTGGCGGGCACGTGTTGTGTCCCCAGGCGCTGGTCGACGACGGCTTGCTGGACATCAGCATCCTGCCGGCGCCGCAGGAACTGGTGGGCACCTTGAAAAACCTGCTCAGCGACGGTTTCGGGATCGACAATATGTTTGTCCGCACCCGTTTGCCGTGGGTCGAAATCAAAGTGGCCGAAGGGCTGTACATCAATCTCGATGGCGAGCCGCTGGAGGGCGACAGCATGCGGTTCGAGGCGCGACCGGCAGCGTTGCGCGTGCATTTGCCGGAGCACTCGCCGCTGTTGGGCGGCGTGCCTGCGGTCAGTCGTCCAGACTGA
- a CDS encoding sensor histidine kinase, which yields MYASLKSIITWPPSRENARRFTLILCIAAALGSLLTYGFSAPVHVGLLLLNFAATACVWVQYRLSRKSIKFQPQELADRLLEVQENERHRLSRELHDDIGQLLTAAKLQSEWLKRRIPEDLQEHCTTLCDTLEETLNKVRDVSAILNPRQLTSLGLEASLRAHLLKTMANTNVHWSLDCQQRLNGIPEEMAVAAFRITQEAVTNILRHAQAKNLLIRVQRLPQGLTLLISDDGQGFAPAVDPGREGQRGMAGMAERIEQLGGTLSVSSEPGKGTRIEALFPWAPRALERASTNKVMR from the coding sequence ATGTACGCCAGCCTCAAGTCAATCATCACATGGCCACCTTCCCGGGAAAACGCCCGCCGGTTCACACTCATACTGTGTATCGCGGCAGCGCTTGGCAGTCTGCTGACCTATGGTTTTTCCGCGCCCGTTCACGTCGGGCTGCTGCTGCTCAACTTCGCCGCGACCGCGTGTGTCTGGGTGCAATATCGGCTGTCGCGCAAATCGATCAAGTTCCAGCCACAGGAACTCGCCGACCGCTTGCTGGAAGTTCAGGAAAACGAGCGTCACCGACTCAGTCGCGAACTGCACGACGATATCGGTCAATTGCTGACGGCCGCCAAGCTGCAGAGTGAGTGGCTGAAAAGGCGAATACCGGAAGATCTGCAGGAACACTGCACAACCCTGTGCGACACCCTGGAAGAAACGCTGAACAAAGTGCGCGATGTTTCGGCCATTCTCAATCCACGACAGTTGACCAGTCTCGGTCTTGAAGCCAGCCTGCGTGCGCACTTGCTCAAGACCATGGCCAACACCAACGTGCACTGGAGCCTTGATTGCCAGCAGCGGCTCAATGGCATTCCGGAAGAAATGGCGGTCGCCGCCTTTCGAATCACCCAGGAAGCGGTCACCAATATTCTGCGTCACGCCCAGGCGAAAAATCTGCTGATTCGTGTACAACGGTTGCCGCAAGGCCTGACGTTGCTGATCAGCGATGACGGTCAGGGGTTCGCCCCGGCTGTCGATCCCGGGCGAGAAGGACAACGCGGCATGGCCGGGATGGCCGAACGGATCGAGCAACTGGGTGGCACCCTGAGCGTCAGCAGTGAGCCTGGCAAAGGCACTCGAATCGAAGCACTCTTCCCCTGGGCGCCGCGGGCACTCGAGCGGGCCAGTACGAATAAGGTTATGCGTTGA